From Myxococcales bacterium, the proteins below share one genomic window:
- a CDS encoding PrsW family intramembrane metalloprotease → MAHVLWWLLPAVIPALLLLGVVHFSDTRREPVPLVLTTFFLGGAFGGVAFYLQHLATKWTGLDVNAHVSGDAGALVFIFAFVAPIREAAKTAAMWPAFRSKHFDEPYDGVVYAAASALGFAVTENARMLMTHPHAAVWLARAALALPANVFFATTWGYALGRAKRRRDPGPIFPAAWTLATLVHGLYAHLVWGRGPGALVGTLPLLLAMGTLAFFAARDLRIRGDAQAASADGNRLEPVSIEPASGPPTLGRVRDALRREGRPIMVRWIVVGALVTVGAMMLGLAASIAFGHWAKVDFSLVDEHDVATTAPVALLGAGVLSAFPLSGYLIAKASQLPTLLEPALATALAIGLVLAVLGFAAPISLLFAFAFSPIAWVLACAGAWVGRPPEPSHGHG, encoded by the coding sequence GTGGCGCACGTTTTGTGGTGGCTCTTGCCGGCGGTGATCCCGGCCCTGCTCTTGCTGGGCGTGGTGCACTTCTCCGACACGCGCCGCGAGCCCGTGCCGCTCGTGCTCACGACGTTCTTCCTCGGCGGGGCGTTCGGTGGGGTCGCGTTCTACCTGCAGCACCTCGCCACGAAGTGGACCGGCCTCGACGTGAACGCGCACGTCTCGGGAGACGCTGGCGCGCTCGTCTTCATCTTCGCGTTCGTGGCGCCGATCCGCGAGGCTGCCAAGACGGCGGCCATGTGGCCCGCGTTCCGCTCGAAGCACTTCGACGAGCCCTACGACGGCGTGGTGTACGCCGCGGCCTCCGCGCTCGGGTTCGCCGTGACCGAGAACGCGCGCATGCTGATGACCCACCCGCACGCTGCGGTATGGCTCGCCCGCGCCGCGCTCGCGCTCCCGGCGAACGTCTTCTTCGCGACGACCTGGGGCTACGCGCTCGGCCGCGCGAAACGTCGGCGCGATCCCGGGCCCATTTTCCCGGCCGCGTGGACGCTCGCCACCCTCGTGCACGGCCTCTACGCGCACCTCGTGTGGGGGCGCGGCCCGGGAGCGCTCGTCGGCACTCTGCCCCTCCTCCTCGCGATGGGCACGCTCGCCTTCTTCGCCGCGCGTGACCTCCGGATCCGAGGAGACGCGCAAGCCGCCTCGGCCGACGGCAACCGGCTCGAGCCCGTGTCGATCGAGCCGGCGAGCGGGCCTCCGACCCTCGGGCGTGTGCGAGACGCACTCCGGCGCGAGGGGCGGCCGATCATGGTGCGCTGGATCGTGGTCGGCGCGCTCGTCACCGTGGGCGCGATGATGCTCGGTCTCGCTGCGTCGATCGCCTTCGGGCACTGGGCCAAGGTCGACTTTTCCCTGGTCGACGAGCACGACGTCGCCACCACCGCGCCCGTGGCCCTCCTCGGGGCGGGCGTGCTCTCGGCGTTCCCCTTGAGCGGGTACCTCATCGCCAAGGCGTCGCAGCTCCCCACGCTGCTCGAGCCCGCCCTCGCGACGGCGCTCGCGATCGGGCTCGTCCTCGCGGTCCTCGGGTTCGCGGCGCCCATCTCGCTCCTCTTCGCGTTCGCCTTCTCGCCCATCGCGTGGGTGCTCGCGTGCGCGGGGGCGTGGGTCGGTCGGCCTCCCGAGCCGTCGCACGGACACGGCTGA
- the yacG gene encoding DNA gyrase inhibitor YacG gives MSTCPICHEKAAPRAENRSFPFCGARCQAVDLGRWLSEDYRIPTSELPDDELAAAAKERLS, from the coding sequence GTGAGCACTTGCCCCATCTGCCACGAAAAGGCGGCCCCGCGCGCAGAGAACCGTTCGTTTCCGTTCTGCGGGGCGAGGTGCCAAGCGGTCGATCTCGGCCGCTGGCTCTCCGAAGACTACCGGATCCCCACCTCCGAGCTCCCCGACGACGAGCTCGCGGCGGCCGCGAAGGAGAGGCTCTCGTGA
- a CDS encoding TetR/AcrR family transcriptional regulator yields the protein MGRPATIKDEALLDAAREVFLERGLAATTSEVAHRAGVSEGTLFKRFGTKTRLFECAMSAETDTSGLVEGVAYGARGKPVEVLFEELGLALLAKFQRIVPAVLTHLVGTLAKGNPELPSFVTDVPPPLRMLVAVEGLLTALRDDGRIAEVDVQVLARMIVGSIWQFVFLDFAMKRFFGGRGAHPMTPEDYVRGHVRIMLAGVRRRPGRAAPARKGATKGTPKKAKRGMNE from the coding sequence ATGGGTCGCCCAGCCACCATCAAAGACGAGGCCCTCCTCGACGCGGCCCGCGAGGTCTTCCTCGAGCGAGGCCTCGCCGCGACGACGAGCGAGGTCGCTCACCGCGCCGGGGTGTCCGAGGGAACGCTCTTCAAGAGATTCGGGACGAAGACCCGCCTCTTCGAGTGCGCGATGAGCGCCGAGACCGACACCTCGGGCCTCGTCGAGGGGGTGGCATACGGCGCTCGCGGGAAGCCCGTCGAGGTGCTCTTCGAGGAGCTCGGCCTCGCGCTCCTCGCGAAGTTCCAACGCATCGTCCCGGCCGTGCTCACCCACCTCGTCGGCACGCTCGCCAAGGGAAATCCAGAGCTCCCGAGCTTCGTGACCGACGTCCCCCCACCGCTCCGCATGCTCGTCGCGGTCGAGGGGTTGCTCACCGCCCTCCGGGACGACGGCCGCATCGCCGAGGTCGACGTCCAGGTCTTGGCGCGCATGATCGTCGGCTCGATCTGGCAGTTCGTCTTCCTCGATTTCGCCATGAAGCGCTTCTTCGGCGGACGCGGGGCTCACCCGATGACCCCGGAGGACTACGTCCGGGGCCACGTCCGCATCATGCTGGCCGGCGTTCGCCGCCGGCCGGGCCGGGCTGCCCCGGCTCGAAAGGGCGCCACGAAGGGCACCCCCAAGAAGGCAAAGCGAGGAATGAATGAGTGA
- a CDS encoding TolC family protein, giving the protein MSDRSPSRMPMAALLGAVALLAPRVALALEPLEPFVASAETHAFDAREARAVLAQRETEADSATVRLAPTLGVTGVYTRNQFEARVGDKLIVPENQLDLYLTANMTLVDVGQWERMGATKRTREAAESRAKATRLEVTRLVVRDYYQVVAAEAVLSAARRTLATAEKNLAFVTTRKDAGFAQELDQKRAEAEVAKGRQLVADATYQVAASRRALETDSGKKPAEGAPALDADLTPEAPLADWEARSGSSHPSVRAAQDEARAAERQASATRAALLPTLSVGAQNRFTNATGFQDRSSVYALTATVALKFDATQIVNGNALGDAAVAARIREEKATAQARDRVFLAWHAVRAQIDKAQAARAGLAANQLAARIARQRYEAGTATFLDVVTAERDAFAGEVTRIQADGDLLLGRAELRIAAGSFGKADRP; this is encoded by the coding sequence ATGAGTGACCGATCACCATCACGTATGCCCATGGCCGCCCTGCTCGGGGCCGTCGCCCTGCTCGCGCCCCGGGTCGCGCTCGCGCTCGAGCCGCTCGAGCCGTTCGTCGCCTCGGCCGAGACGCACGCCTTCGATGCCCGTGAGGCCCGGGCCGTGCTCGCCCAGCGCGAGACCGAGGCCGACTCGGCCACGGTCAGGCTCGCGCCGACGTTGGGCGTGACGGGCGTCTACACACGGAACCAGTTCGAGGCGCGGGTGGGGGACAAGCTCATCGTCCCCGAAAATCAGCTCGATCTCTACCTCACGGCCAACATGACGCTCGTCGACGTGGGGCAGTGGGAGCGTATGGGGGCGACCAAACGCACGCGTGAGGCCGCCGAGTCGCGCGCGAAGGCCACGCGGCTCGAGGTCACGCGGCTCGTCGTGCGGGACTACTACCAGGTCGTGGCGGCCGAGGCGGTGCTGTCCGCGGCGAGGCGCACGCTGGCGACGGCCGAGAAGAACCTCGCCTTCGTGACCACCCGAAAGGACGCAGGCTTCGCCCAGGAGCTCGACCAGAAGCGCGCCGAGGCCGAGGTCGCCAAGGGGCGCCAGCTCGTCGCCGACGCGACCTACCAAGTGGCGGCGTCGCGCCGTGCCCTCGAGACCGACTCCGGCAAGAAGCCCGCCGAGGGCGCCCCGGCGCTCGACGCCGACCTCACGCCCGAGGCCCCGCTCGCCGACTGGGAGGCGCGGTCGGGCTCGTCTCATCCGAGCGTGCGGGCCGCACAAGACGAGGCACGCGCCGCCGAGCGGCAGGCGAGCGCCACGCGGGCCGCTCTCTTGCCCACCCTGTCGGTCGGCGCCCAGAACCGCTTCACGAACGCGACGGGCTTCCAAGATCGGTCGAGCGTGTACGCGCTTACGGCCACGGTTGCCCTCAAGTTCGACGCCACTCAGATCGTGAACGGCAACGCGCTCGGGGATGCCGCCGTCGCCGCGCGGATCCGTGAAGAGAAGGCCACCGCGCAGGCGCGCGATCGGGTCTTCCTCGCGTGGCACGCCGTCCGAGCCCAGATCGACAAGGCCCAGGCCGCTCGCGCGGGGCTCGCTGCGAACCAGCTCGCGGCGCGCATCGCCCGGCAACGCTACGAGGCCGGCACGGCCACCTTCCTCGACGTCGTCACGGCCGAACGCGACGCCTTCGCCGGCGAGGTGACCCGCATCCAGGCGGACGGCGATCTCCTCTTGGGGCGCGCAGAGCTGCGCATCGCCGCGGGCAGCTTCGGAAAGGCGGACCGACCGTGA
- a CDS encoding FtsX-like permease family protein, whose product MSEGRKIARPIRGRAGIVTRVRTMALAGVRMMFHDRLKMAGTMLGVVFAVVLSNQQLGTFLGLLYKNVMLVRNTPADIWILPPGAETTQGGKVVPYADILAARTAKGVAAAEPLVLQTVQISLPGGGQEPLNLVGVAAPSYLGGPWNMVQGDPKVLTRPDTMIFEDSEREVLGGLNVGSVREVNGRKVTVGGFSWGLIPFGPSYCFADYELARELTKLPRDRVNFGLVKLEPGADPNAVKAELKSRLHDSDLMTRPEFERAIVKNVLTKTPIGITFGTSTVFGLIVGFVIVSLSMFSAVVDNIREFGTLKAIGAKMTDLAILLFVQSLIYGVLGSIIGLFAVSRIAVGVRSAKLALNLPPQLTLGTIVVMVLMCVMASSLALLRLRKVEPAMVFR is encoded by the coding sequence GTGAGCGAAGGGCGAAAGATCGCGCGGCCCATCCGCGGACGCGCGGGCATCGTCACCCGCGTTCGCACCATGGCCCTCGCCGGGGTGCGCATGATGTTTCACGATCGCTTGAAAATGGCGGGCACCATGCTCGGTGTCGTCTTCGCGGTCGTGCTCTCGAACCAGCAGCTCGGGACGTTCTTGGGCCTGCTCTACAAGAACGTCATGCTCGTCCGGAACACCCCGGCCGACATCTGGATCCTGCCTCCGGGCGCCGAGACGACCCAAGGCGGAAAGGTCGTCCCCTACGCCGACATCCTGGCCGCCCGCACGGCGAAGGGCGTGGCCGCGGCCGAGCCGCTCGTGCTCCAGACCGTGCAAATTTCCCTGCCCGGTGGCGGTCAAGAGCCGCTCAACCTCGTCGGGGTGGCGGCGCCCTCGTACCTCGGCGGGCCCTGGAACATGGTGCAGGGGGACCCCAAGGTCCTCACGCGCCCCGACACGATGATCTTCGAGGACTCGGAGCGCGAGGTGTTAGGGGGCCTCAACGTCGGGAGCGTGCGTGAGGTGAATGGCAGGAAGGTCACAGTGGGCGGCTTCAGCTGGGGCCTCATCCCGTTCGGGCCGAGCTACTGCTTCGCCGACTACGAGCTCGCCCGTGAGCTCACGAAGCTCCCTCGCGATCGCGTGAATTTCGGGCTCGTCAAGCTCGAGCCCGGCGCCGATCCGAACGCCGTGAAGGCCGAGCTCAAGTCGCGCCTCCACGACTCGGACCTCATGACGCGGCCCGAGTTCGAGCGGGCCATCGTGAAGAACGTGCTCACGAAGACCCCCATCGGCATCACCTTCGGCACGAGCACCGTCTTCGGGCTCATCGTCGGCTTCGTGATCGTGTCGCTGTCGATGTTCAGCGCCGTCGTCGACAACATCCGCGAGTTCGGGACGCTCAAGGCCATCGGCGCCAAGATGACAGACCTCGCGATCTTGCTGTTCGTCCAGTCGCTCATCTACGGCGTGCTCGGCTCGATCATCGGGCTCTTCGCCGTCTCTCGCATCGCGGTCGGGGTGCGTTCGGCGAAGCTCGCGCTGAACCTCCCTCCGCAGCTCACGTTGGGCACGATCGTGGTCATGGTGCTCATGTGCGTGATGGCCTCGAGCCTCGCCCTCCTTCGGCTCCGCAAGGTGGAGCCCGCCATGGTGTTCCGATGA